One region of Catenuloplanes indicus genomic DNA includes:
- a CDS encoding copper resistance CopC family protein: MIRRVLAAALALTLAVLVPAAPAFAHNRLTSSVPAEGARLDAVPAEIVLEFAEALNPAYTQLIVTDAAKARVAVSEPAVDGATAKITFTGTPGDDVYTVAYRVVSKDGHPVQGSYTFTVGAGAPAVVSSASPATASPATASPAAVSSVSVSSVSVSYGVIALGAAVAAAGGAVVFWLFRRRRTAA, encoded by the coding sequence ATGATCCGCCGGGTGCTGGCCGCCGCGCTCGCGCTGACGCTCGCGGTGCTGGTCCCGGCCGCGCCCGCGTTCGCGCACAACCGGCTCACGTCGTCGGTGCCGGCCGAGGGCGCGCGGCTGGACGCCGTACCCGCGGAGATCGTCCTTGAATTCGCGGAGGCGCTGAACCCGGCGTACACCCAGCTGATCGTGACGGACGCGGCGAAGGCGCGGGTCGCGGTCTCCGAACCGGCCGTGGACGGTGCAACGGCGAAAATCACCTTCACGGGTACGCCGGGCGACGACGTCTACACGGTCGCGTACCGGGTGGTGTCCAAGGACGGGCATCCGGTGCAGGGGTCGTACACGTTCACGGTCGGTGCCGGTGCGCCCGCGGTGGTGTCGTCCGCTTCCCCGGCCACGGCTTCCCCGGCCACGGCTTCCCCGGCCGCTGTTTCCTCCGTCTCCGTTTCCTCCGTCTCCGTTTCCTACGGGGTGATCGCGCTGGGGGCGGCCGTGGCCGCCGCCGGCGGTGCGGTCGTGTTCTGGCTGTTCCGCCGCCGCCGGACCGCGGCCTAG
- a CDS encoding choice-of-anchor P family protein, which produces MVTVGACLMLLAGQAAPAMADTSTAGAQAASLTLPGGPVTTPVSAASNSGEQQTQTSGAAPGLGLLGEQTLISAGALVQRAVAYPDGTSVACAGLVGNGGTITVGKDGSCDVSGGGIEINLRGLATVKADAIIASCRAVAGAAPVARASLANASVLLLGLPLRDLSLSAGPNTVVDIPGVATLLLDARSAPSGAGSIRSTALRISLRGTAVAADVGIAGCGRNAVITPVPALAAHTLPVVGAALAAALWLGRHRLRTLVRATPR; this is translated from the coding sequence GTGGTGACGGTCGGAGCCTGCCTGATGCTCCTGGCCGGGCAGGCCGCGCCGGCGATGGCGGACACGTCCACCGCTGGGGCGCAGGCGGCCTCGCTGACGCTGCCGGGCGGGCCGGTGACCACGCCGGTCAGCGCGGCGAGCAACAGCGGCGAGCAGCAGACGCAGACGTCCGGCGCGGCGCCCGGGCTCGGGCTGCTCGGGGAGCAGACGCTGATCTCCGCGGGCGCGCTGGTGCAGCGCGCGGTCGCGTACCCGGACGGCACCTCGGTCGCATGCGCCGGCCTGGTCGGCAACGGCGGGACCATCACGGTCGGCAAGGACGGCAGCTGCGACGTCTCCGGCGGCGGCATCGAGATCAACCTCCGCGGTCTCGCCACCGTCAAGGCCGACGCCATCATCGCGTCCTGCCGCGCCGTCGCCGGTGCCGCGCCGGTCGCCCGGGCCTCGCTGGCGAACGCGTCCGTGCTGCTGCTCGGCCTGCCGTTGCGCGACCTGTCGCTCTCCGCGGGCCCGAACACCGTCGTCGACATCCCCGGCGTGGCCACGCTGCTGCTGGACGCCCGCAGCGCCCCGTCCGGCGCCGGCAGCATCCGCAGCACCGCGCTCAGGATCAGCCTGCGTGGCACCGCCGTCGCGGCCGACGTCGGCATCGCCGGCTGCGGCCGGAACGCGGTCATCACGCCGGTCCCCGCGCTCGCGGCGCACACGCTGCCCGTCGTCGGCGCCGCCCTCGCCGCTGCCCTCTGGCTCGGCCGTCACCGCCTCCGCACCCTGGTGCGCGCCACACCTCGCTGA
- a CDS encoding Nramp family divalent metal transporter — MTDLPAPVPLRRMIGPGVVAVGIGMAAGEIILWPYLTVLGGLGLLWLAISTLAVQFVINMEIERYTLATGQTVVAGFSRWWTGWGVLICLGGAFQYVWPGWATSGSTVFTYLIGGGDPVWITVLVLVAIGVLLSVSRVVYTTVERVETVKVLLTLFFLLVVVVFVISLSTWGSGARAAVVEFGRIPPEITFVMLLSAIGAAGAGGVHNLVLSNWIRDKGYGMGAHVPRLISPITGRPEPAGADRFDLSESSANLERWRVWWRRANVEHLVTFVVVCLITITIMSLLAYETLAGRDDLKSDPSFLRIEGDVLADRVGVWLKLLFFAIAAVSLWAAAMGLLDVIGRLTADFVHRAFLPASTRWTEPRLYLLVVWTEIVLGSIILLAGFTQPLALLIVSTCAASVVTLLYSILLVRLNSTGLPAPVRLRGWRLGGMLVAIAFYGFFAIAMVVTQLQRL, encoded by the coding sequence ATGACTGACCTGCCCGCTCCCGTACCGCTGCGGCGGATGATCGGCCCCGGCGTCGTCGCGGTCGGCATCGGCATGGCGGCCGGCGAGATCATCCTCTGGCCGTACCTCACCGTCCTCGGCGGCCTCGGGCTGCTCTGGCTCGCGATCAGCACGCTGGCCGTGCAGTTCGTCATCAACATGGAGATCGAGCGGTACACGCTGGCCACCGGGCAGACCGTGGTCGCCGGCTTCTCCCGCTGGTGGACCGGCTGGGGCGTGCTGATCTGCCTCGGCGGCGCGTTCCAGTACGTCTGGCCCGGCTGGGCGACCAGCGGCTCCACGGTCTTCACCTACCTGATCGGCGGCGGCGACCCGGTCTGGATCACGGTGCTGGTCCTGGTCGCCATCGGCGTGCTGTTGTCCGTGTCCCGCGTCGTCTACACCACGGTCGAGCGCGTCGAGACGGTGAAGGTGCTGCTCACGCTGTTCTTTCTGCTCGTCGTGGTGGTCTTCGTCATCTCGCTGTCCACCTGGGGCTCCGGCGCGCGGGCCGCGGTGGTGGAGTTCGGCCGCATCCCGCCGGAGATCACGTTCGTGATGCTGCTCAGCGCGATCGGCGCGGCCGGCGCCGGGGGAGTGCACAACCTGGTGCTGAGCAACTGGATTCGCGACAAGGGGTACGGGATGGGCGCGCACGTACCGCGGCTGATCTCGCCGATCACCGGCCGTCCGGAACCGGCCGGCGCGGACCGCTTCGACCTGTCCGAGTCCTCGGCCAACCTGGAGCGCTGGCGGGTCTGGTGGCGCCGCGCGAACGTGGAGCACCTGGTCACGTTCGTGGTCGTCTGCCTGATCACCATCACGATCATGAGCCTGCTGGCGTACGAGACGCTGGCCGGCCGCGACGACCTGAAGAGCGACCCGTCGTTCCTGCGGATCGAGGGCGACGTGCTGGCCGACCGGGTGGGCGTCTGGCTGAAGCTGCTGTTCTTCGCGATCGCCGCGGTCTCGCTCTGGGCTGCCGCGATGGGCCTGCTCGACGTGATCGGCCGGCTCACCGCCGACTTCGTGCACCGTGCGTTCCTGCCCGCATCCACCCGCTGGACCGAGCCCCGCCTCTACCTGCTGGTCGTCTGGACCGAGATCGTGCTCGGCTCGATCATCCTGCTGGCCGGCTTCACCCAGCCGCTCGCCCTGCTGATCGTCTCCACGTGCGCCGCGTCCGTGGTCACGCTGCTCTACTCGATCCTGCTGGTCCGTCTCAACAGCACGGGCCTGCCCGCACCGGTACGCCTGAGAGGCTGGCGACTCGGCGGCATGCTGGTCGCGATCGCGTTCTACGGCTTCTTCGCGATCGCGATGGTCGTGACCCAGCTCCAGCGCCTCTGA
- a CDS encoding shikimate dehydrogenase, which translates to MRCGLIGAGIDASFSPALHETEARRQGLDLTYELIDVDRAGTPATLGRLLEDAERDGFAGLNITHPFKQHVIGLLDRLSPAARAIGAVNTVVFRDGERHGHNTDAYGFTESFRAGLPDVDTTRVVQLGAGGAGAATAHALLGLGVGHLTVVDPDLDRRGLLAETLALHADADRIAVAAPDELPAAIAPATGLVNASPVGMHRHPGLPLAAELLHPGLWVADIVYMPVHTPLLRTARAAGLRTLGGTAMCAYQAAAAFELFTGRTADTARMLRHLDILLS; encoded by the coding sequence ATGCGGTGTGGACTGATCGGCGCCGGGATCGACGCGTCGTTCTCGCCCGCGCTGCACGAGACCGAGGCCCGTCGGCAGGGCCTCGACCTGACCTATGAGCTGATCGACGTGGACCGGGCGGGCACCCCGGCCACGCTCGGCCGGCTGCTCGAGGACGCCGAACGCGACGGCTTCGCCGGGCTCAACATCACCCATCCGTTCAAGCAGCACGTCATCGGGCTGCTCGACCGGCTGTCGCCCGCTGCCAGGGCGATCGGCGCGGTCAACACCGTCGTGTTCCGCGACGGTGAGCGGCACGGGCACAACACCGACGCATACGGCTTCACCGAGTCCTTCCGCGCCGGGCTGCCCGATGTGGACACCACCCGGGTCGTGCAGCTCGGCGCGGGCGGCGCCGGCGCCGCCACCGCGCACGCGCTGCTCGGCCTCGGCGTCGGGCACCTCACCGTGGTCGACCCGGACCTGGACCGGCGCGGGCTGCTCGCCGAGACGCTCGCGCTGCACGCGGACGCGGACCGGATCGCGGTGGCGGCTCCGGACGAGCTGCCCGCCGCGATCGCACCGGCCACCGGGCTGGTCAACGCCAGCCCGGTCGGCATGCACCGGCACCCCGGCCTGCCGCTCGCGGCGGAGCTGCTGCACCCCGGCCTGTGGGTCGCCGACATCGTCTACATGCCGGTCCACACGCCGCTGCTGCGCACCGCCCGCGCGGCCGGCCTGCGCACGCTCGGCGGCACCGCGATGTGCGCGTACCAGGCCGCCGCCGCGTTCGAACTCTTCACCGGGCGCACCGCGGACACCGCGCGGATGCTGCGCCACCTGGACATTCTGCTCTCCTAG
- a CDS encoding TetR/AcrR family transcriptional regulator, producing the protein MEETVERRRDAARTRAEIIDVATDEFAHRGYAGARVDEIAARTRTTKRMIYYYFGGKEQLYRAVLERAYAEIRAAERAVDVEHLEPVTAVRRLAEVTFDHHEAHPAFIRLVGVENAQQARHVAHAARMTDLNSSAVDLLRGVLERGQAGGVFRTDVDALDVHLMISSFCFFRVANRHTFGALFDRDLLDPARREHYRTMLGDLVTGYLLI; encoded by the coding sequence ATGGAAGAGACCGTGGAACGCCGCCGGGACGCCGCGCGCACCCGAGCCGAGATCATCGACGTCGCCACGGACGAGTTCGCGCATCGCGGCTACGCCGGTGCGCGGGTGGACGAGATCGCGGCCCGCACCCGCACCACGAAGCGGATGATCTACTACTACTTCGGCGGCAAGGAGCAGCTCTACCGCGCGGTGCTGGAGCGGGCGTACGCCGAGATCCGGGCCGCCGAGCGGGCCGTGGACGTCGAGCACCTGGAGCCGGTCACCGCGGTCCGGCGGCTGGCCGAGGTCACGTTCGACCACCACGAGGCGCACCCCGCGTTCATCCGGCTGGTCGGCGTGGAGAACGCGCAGCAGGCCCGGCACGTCGCGCACGCCGCACGAATGACCGACCTGAACAGCTCCGCGGTGGACCTGCTGCGCGGCGTGCTGGAGCGCGGCCAGGCCGGCGGCGTGTTCCGCACGGACGTGGACGCGCTCGACGTCCACCTGATGATCAGCTCGTTCTGCTTCTTCCGGGTCGCGAACCGGCACACGTTCGGCGCGCTCTTCGACCGCGACCTGCTGGACCCGGCCCGCCGGGAGCACTACCGCACCATGCTCGGTGACCTGGTGACCGGATATCTACTGATCTAG
- a CDS encoding sugar phosphate isomerase/epimerase and 4-hydroxyphenylpyruvate domain-containing protein → MRRSIATVCVSGTLDDKLTAAAAAGFDGIELFENDLVVSPWSPAEIRDRCADLGLSIDLYQPFRDFEAVPREALELNLRRAARKFDVMAALGVNTMLVCSSVSPDARDDDALAAEQLALLSAQAAERGIRIAYEALAWGRHVSTWDHAWRIVRAADHPALGLCLDSFHILSREVSPDGIAGITPGKIFFVQLADAPHLRMDVLQWSRHHRLFPGQGAFDLPGLIRTIKASGYDGPLSLEVFNDVFRQSDPARTAVDAMRSLIALEDRAGLRPLPLAPALRGHAFTEFAVDGGTGPQLREALRGLGFAHTGQHRTKPVELWEQSACRVVLNSAVTRPGVAISAIAVSTDDPAAALHRAAALRAPAHVSAHGPREISLASVTAPDGTDVFLTGPAPDWRADFLPTGENAGTGLLDTDHVGLTQPFDHFDEAGLFYHSVLGLDRLATAEFAAPFGLMRSRALVTAGRQVRLALTVALLRRGEWAPGVPEPQHVAFSTSDILAVAARVPRRLAIPDNYYSDLAARFALADEAVEPLRRHGILYDRDAHGGELLHFYTPVHGGRVFFEIVERRGGYDGCGEANAPVRMAAHRHLRLSGR, encoded by the coding sequence ATGCGGCGGTCGATCGCGACGGTGTGCGTCTCCGGGACGCTGGACGACAAGCTGACCGCCGCGGCGGCGGCCGGGTTCGACGGCATCGAACTGTTCGAGAACGACCTCGTGGTCTCGCCGTGGTCACCGGCCGAGATCCGGGACCGGTGCGCGGACCTCGGCCTGTCGATCGACCTCTACCAGCCGTTCCGCGACTTCGAGGCCGTACCGCGGGAGGCTCTTGAGCTGAATCTGCGCCGGGCGGCGCGCAAGTTCGACGTGATGGCGGCGCTCGGCGTGAACACCATGCTGGTGTGCTCGTCGGTGTCGCCGGACGCCCGCGACGACGACGCGCTGGCCGCGGAGCAACTTGCCTTACTGTCCGCTCAGGCGGCCGAGCGCGGGATCAGGATCGCCTACGAGGCGCTCGCCTGGGGCCGGCACGTGTCCACCTGGGATCATGCCTGGCGGATCGTGCGGGCGGCGGACCACCCCGCGCTCGGGCTGTGCCTGGACTCGTTCCACATCCTGTCCCGCGAGGTGAGCCCGGACGGCATCGCGGGCATCACGCCCGGGAAGATCTTCTTCGTTCAGCTGGCCGACGCGCCACACCTGCGGATGGACGTGCTCCAGTGGAGCCGCCACCACCGGCTCTTCCCCGGTCAGGGCGCGTTCGACCTGCCCGGCCTGATCAGGACCATCAAGGCCAGTGGGTACGACGGACCGCTGTCCCTGGAGGTGTTCAACGACGTCTTCCGGCAGTCCGACCCGGCACGCACCGCGGTCGACGCGATGCGCTCGCTGATCGCGCTGGAGGACCGGGCCGGCCTGCGCCCACTGCCGCTCGCACCCGCGCTGCGCGGTCACGCGTTCACCGAGTTCGCGGTGGACGGCGGCACCGGACCGCAGCTGCGCGAGGCGTTGCGCGGCCTGGGTTTCGCGCACACCGGCCAGCACCGGACCAAGCCCGTCGAACTGTGGGAACAGTCAGCCTGCCGGGTCGTGCTGAACAGCGCGGTGACCCGGCCCGGCGTCGCGATCAGCGCGATCGCGGTCAGCACCGACGACCCCGCGGCCGCGCTGCACCGGGCGGCCGCGCTGCGGGCACCGGCGCACGTCAGCGCGCACGGCCCACGCGAGATCTCGCTGGCGTCCGTCACCGCACCGGACGGCACTGACGTGTTCCTGACCGGCCCGGCCCCGGACTGGCGCGCGGACTTCCTGCCGACCGGCGAGAACGCCGGCACCGGGCTGCTCGACACCGACCACGTCGGACTGACGCAGCCGTTCGATCACTTCGACGAAGCCGGGTTGTTCTACCACTCGGTGCTCGGGCTGGACCGGCTCGCGACCGCGGAGTTCGCCGCGCCGTTCGGGCTGATGCGCTCGCGCGCGCTGGTCACGGCCGGCCGGCAGGTGCGCCTGGCACTGACCGTCGCGCTGCTGCGCCGCGGCGAGTGGGCGCCCGGCGTGCCGGAGCCGCAGCACGTCGCGTTCTCCACGTCGGACATCCTGGCGGTGGCCGCGCGGGTGCCACGGCGGCTGGCGATCCCGGACAACTACTACTCGGACCTCGCGGCCCGGTTCGCGCTGGCGGACGAGGCGGTCGAGCCGCTGCGCCGGCACGGCATCCTCTACGACCGGGACGCGCACGGCGGCGAGCTGCTGCACTTCTACACGCCGGTGCACGGCGGCCGGGTGTTCTTCGAGATCGTCGAGCGGCGCGGCGGCTACGACGGGTGCGGCGAGGCGAACGCGCCGGTCCGGATGGCCGCCCACCGCCACCTGCGCCTGTCCGGCCGTTGA
- a CDS encoding DUF3421 domain-containing protein codes for MTDYRWETASDGRIPEGAIPHGYDDDGSPLWVCRVRLHGGLHPGKVRPGLGLAGVAWGGDEIGVPGEYEVLMDRGIWGVAVGGHVPDDAYEAGHEHHGVPLYVARASIDGNNLQLGKVRREFGAANIGYGNEEHTVHAYEVLLRPDAPIFASHTGSAPGPRPVTPAQPAAVTVDGRRVTVTVTVDLG; via the coding sequence ATGACGGACTATCGGTGGGAGACCGCGTCGGACGGGCGGATCCCGGAGGGTGCGATCCCGCACGGGTACGACGACGACGGCTCGCCGCTCTGGGTGTGCCGGGTGCGGCTGCACGGCGGGCTGCACCCCGGCAAGGTCCGGCCCGGGCTAGGCCTGGCCGGCGTCGCCTGGGGCGGCGACGAGATCGGCGTGCCCGGCGAGTACGAGGTGCTGATGGACCGCGGTATCTGGGGCGTCGCGGTCGGCGGGCACGTGCCGGACGACGCGTACGAGGCCGGGCACGAGCACCACGGCGTCCCGCTCTACGTGGCGCGCGCGTCGATCGACGGCAACAACCTGCAGCTCGGCAAGGTGCGCCGGGAGTTCGGGGCGGCGAACATCGGCTACGGCAACGAGGAGCACACCGTGCACGCGTACGAGGTGCTGCTCCGCCCGGACGCACCGATCTTCGCGTCGCACACGGGCTCCGCACCGGGCCCGCGGCCGGTCACGCCCGCGCAGCCGGCCGCGGTGACGGTGGACGGCAGGCGGGTCACCGTCACGGTCACGGTCGACCTGGGCTGA
- a CDS encoding PIN domain-containing protein — MDHEERIALFLDYENLAIGAREHLGGLPFALKPVADALAERGRVVVRKAYADWSYFDDDRRMLTRSHVELIDIPQRMGASRKNAADIKMVVDALELAFERPYISTFVLCTGDSDFTPLVHKLRELNKRVIGVGVQRSTSGLLPPACDEFLYYDRLEGVEVPPARPKRSRPAPEPVAPAEPEPVEVHVAVEVAPDAPDAAEAPARDADTLATLVAQTVTGLQQSANGAVTASTLKRTLLRKDPTFSEADYGFRAFGELLRHLREQNVVELSDGSAKGDPEVSLPEHGDREAAFGVLRAVVRELSTGNGAVALSGLKNRVRKVAPGFSEKKLGYRSFLQFCKAAATSGAVALEWNADADDYLLTPPEGAQG, encoded by the coding sequence GTGGATCATGAAGAGCGCATCGCCCTGTTCCTCGACTACGAGAATCTGGCGATCGGGGCCCGCGAGCACCTGGGCGGGCTTCCGTTCGCCCTGAAGCCGGTCGCGGACGCGCTGGCCGAGCGCGGGCGGGTGGTGGTGCGGAAGGCGTACGCGGACTGGTCGTACTTCGACGACGACCGCCGGATGCTCACCCGGTCGCACGTGGAACTGATCGACATCCCGCAGCGGATGGGCGCGTCCCGGAAGAACGCGGCGGACATCAAGATGGTGGTGGACGCGCTGGAGCTGGCGTTCGAGCGGCCGTACATCTCCACGTTCGTGCTCTGCACCGGCGACAGCGACTTCACGCCGCTGGTGCACAAGCTGCGGGAGCTGAACAAGCGGGTGATCGGCGTGGGCGTGCAGAGGTCCACGTCCGGGCTGCTGCCACCGGCCTGTGACGAGTTCCTCTACTACGACCGGCTGGAGGGGGTGGAGGTGCCGCCGGCCCGGCCGAAGCGCAGCCGCCCGGCCCCGGAACCGGTCGCCCCGGCCGAGCCGGAGCCGGTCGAGGTGCACGTGGCCGTGGAGGTGGCGCCGGACGCGCCGGACGCCGCGGAGGCGCCCGCGCGGGACGCCGACACGCTCGCCACGCTGGTCGCGCAGACCGTCACCGGTCTGCAGCAGAGCGCGAACGGCGCGGTGACCGCGTCCACGCTGAAGCGCACGCTGCTGCGCAAGGACCCCACGTTCAGCGAGGCCGACTACGGTTTCCGCGCGTTCGGCGAACTGCTGCGCCACCTGCGCGAGCAGAACGTGGTCGAGCTGAGCGACGGCTCGGCCAAGGGCGACCCCGAGGTCAGCCTGCCGGAGCACGGCGACCGGGAGGCCGCGTTCGGCGTGCTGCGGGCGGTCGTGCGGGAGCTGTCCACCGGCAACGGCGCCGTCGCGCTCTCCGGCCTGAAGAACCGGGTCCGCAAGGTCGCGCCCGGGTTCAGCGAGAAGAAGCTCGGGTACCGCTCGTTCCTGCAGTTCTGCAAGGCGGCCGCGACCAGCGGCGCGGTCGCGCTGGAGTGGAACGCGGACGCGGACGACTACCTGCTGACCCCGCCGGAGGGCGCTCAGGGTTGA
- a CDS encoding ATP-binding cassette domain-containing protein — protein sequence MRAIGDDRPAAWPIRAEGLSVRAGRRLAVDGVDLDLGPGVHGVLGPNGAGKTTLLRALATVTPPAAGTLELTGQPVHAGGDLREIRRRLGYLPQTFGYYRRFTVREFVEYLAWLKELPAHDIPAAAQRAIDQCGLTDRADEKLRTLSGGMIRRVGLAQALVGDPGLLILDEPTSGVDPGNRQELRTLLRGLGRTACVVIATHVIEDVAAACTGLIVLREGRVAFRGTPAELAARAEPGDDGMTSTYERGYAEVLR from the coding sequence ATGCGTGCGATAGGAGACGACCGGCCGGCCGCATGGCCGATCCGGGCGGAGGGATTGTCGGTCCGCGCCGGCCGCCGCCTCGCCGTCGACGGCGTCGACCTGGACCTGGGACCGGGCGTGCACGGCGTGCTCGGCCCGAACGGCGCCGGCAAGACCACGCTGCTGCGTGCGCTGGCCACCGTCACCCCACCCGCCGCCGGCACGCTCGAACTGACCGGTCAGCCGGTCCACGCCGGTGGCGACCTGCGGGAGATCCGGCGCCGGCTCGGCTACCTGCCGCAGACCTTCGGCTACTACCGGCGTTTCACCGTACGGGAGTTCGTCGAGTACCTGGCCTGGCTGAAGGAGCTGCCCGCGCACGACATCCCGGCCGCGGCGCAGCGCGCGATCGACCAGTGTGGACTGACCGACCGCGCGGACGAGAAGCTGCGCACGCTCTCCGGCGGCATGATCCGCCGGGTCGGGCTGGCACAGGCGCTGGTCGGCGACCCGGGGCTGCTGATCCTGGACGAGCCCACCTCCGGCGTCGACCCCGGCAACCGGCAGGAGCTGCGCACGCTGCTGCGCGGCCTGGGCCGTACCGCCTGCGTGGTGATCGCCACCCACGTGATCGAGGACGTGGCCGCGGCCTGCACCGGCCTGATCGTGCTGCGCGAGGGCCGGGTCGCGTTCCGCGGCACGCCCGCGGAGCTGGCCGCCCGCGCCGAGCCCGGCGACGACGGCATGACGAGCACCTACGAGCGAGGGTACGCGGAGGTACTCCGATGA
- a CDS encoding zf-HC2 domain-containing protein — translation MSDVCVPEDLLTRYATGDDLPEETLWVLEAHLERCPACRARMTRVIEADPVLPVLVESVRVAVGPRLGPGHGRLWGLRHRARRALARWAVPAVLPWLAMTVAVPLAATLLEAAGPGDMPPLLLLIAPLVPVLGVAVSWNRWTDPAHALVAVTPQAGLTLVLRRTLVALLVTLPPVALAGLAVGASPARWLLPGLAFTAVVLAAGALTGVGRAAVGVTALWSVAVVVPTLADARDPVVLAPAAAPAWLAVAVAATAVLARFRDRYRLAR, via the coding sequence GTGAGTGACGTGTGTGTCCCGGAGGACCTTCTCACCCGGTACGCCACCGGGGACGACCTGCCGGAGGAGACGCTCTGGGTGCTGGAGGCGCACCTCGAGCGCTGCCCGGCGTGCCGGGCGCGGATGACGCGTGTGATCGAGGCCGATCCGGTGCTTCCGGTGCTGGTCGAGTCCGTGCGCGTGGCGGTCGGGCCGCGGCTCGGGCCGGGGCACGGCCGGCTCTGGGGGCTGCGGCACCGGGCACGCCGGGCGTTGGCCCGGTGGGCGGTGCCGGCGGTGCTGCCCTGGCTGGCCATGACGGTCGCGGTGCCGCTGGCCGCGACGCTGCTCGAGGCGGCCGGGCCGGGTGACATGCCGCCGCTGCTGTTGCTGATCGCGCCGCTGGTGCCGGTGCTCGGTGTGGCCGTCTCCTGGAACCGGTGGACCGACCCGGCGCATGCGCTGGTCGCGGTCACGCCGCAGGCCGGGCTGACGCTGGTGCTGCGCCGCACGCTGGTGGCGCTGCTGGTGACGCTGCCGCCGGTGGCGCTGGCCGGGCTCGCGGTCGGCGCGTCCCCGGCCCGCTGGCTGCTGCCCGGGCTCGCGTTCACGGCCGTGGTGCTGGCGGCCGGCGCGCTGACCGGGGTGGGCCGCGCCGCGGTCGGCGTGACCGCGCTGTGGTCGGTGGCCGTGGTCGTGCCCACGCTGGCCGACGCGCGGGACCCGGTGGTCCTGGCTCCGGCGGCGGCCCCGGCCTGGCTCGCGGTCGCGGTCGCGGCGACGGCCGTGCTGGCCCGCTTCCGCGACCGCTACCGCCTCGCCCGGTGA
- a CDS encoding RNA polymerase sigma factor, protein MTGLDEEALLRRVGRGDRAAFDEFYRRTAPWLAVRLRRRCRDDELVAEVMQDSYVAAWRAAAGYVGDPMGGSAAGWLWTIAARRLVDAFRREARHDEVPLAGEPPRATAPAAEDEVLDVIPDAALAAALGRLAPELRAVLRAMVLDGLTARETAALLGVPEGTVKTRVRRARIELRRALS, encoded by the coding sequence GTGACCGGACTCGACGAGGAGGCGTTGTTGCGCCGGGTCGGGCGTGGTGATCGGGCCGCGTTCGACGAGTTCTACCGGCGTACGGCGCCGTGGCTCGCGGTTCGTCTGCGCCGGCGCTGCCGCGACGACGAACTGGTGGCCGAGGTGATGCAGGACTCGTACGTGGCGGCCTGGCGGGCTGCGGCGGGGTACGTGGGTGATCCGATGGGTGGCAGCGCGGCCGGCTGGCTGTGGACGATCGCGGCGCGGCGGCTGGTGGACGCGTTCCGGCGCGAGGCGCGGCACGACGAGGTGCCGCTGGCCGGTGAGCCGCCGCGGGCGACCGCGCCGGCGGCCGAGGACGAGGTGCTGGACGTGATCCCGGACGCGGCGCTCGCGGCGGCGCTCGGGCGGCTGGCGCCGGAACTGCGCGCGGTGCTGCGTGCGATGGTCCTGGACGGGCTGACCGCGCGGGAGACGGCCGCACTGCTGGGCGTGCCGGAGGGCACCGTGAAGACCCGGGTGCGCCGGGCCCGGATCGAGCTGCGGAGGGCGTTGTCGTGA
- a CDS encoding M15 family metallopeptidase, which yields MKRRVLVFAAVVGGLLAVLPGVAQATPQPPQAPAGFVSLSDVDPTILHDIRYRGFHNFVGRPIDGYREPLCLLTRPAAEALRRVQAGLRATGYTLKVYDCYRPQRAVDHFAAWAEDLGDELTKREFYPEVAKTRLFEDGYIAHRSGHSRGSTVDLTIVRLPARPQPPYVPGQPLIPCFAPVWLRFPDNTVDMGTGYDCFDPRANTLDPRITGRALANRLLLRDAMAAAGFTDYDLEWWRFTLAGEPYPDTYFDFPVTRRSLP from the coding sequence GTGAAGCGTCGCGTCCTCGTGTTCGCCGCCGTCGTGGGCGGGTTGCTGGCCGTGCTGCCCGGCGTCGCGCAAGCGACACCGCAGCCGCCGCAAGCTCCGGCCGGCTTCGTCAGTCTGTCCGATGTAGACCCGACGATCCTGCACGACATCCGGTACCGCGGATTCCACAACTTCGTGGGCCGGCCGATCGACGGCTACCGCGAGCCGCTGTGCCTGCTCACCCGGCCTGCGGCGGAGGCGCTGCGGCGCGTGCAGGCGGGCCTTCGGGCGACGGGCTACACCCTCAAGGTGTACGACTGCTACCGCCCGCAGCGCGCGGTCGACCACTTCGCTGCCTGGGCCGAGGACCTGGGCGACGAGCTGACGAAGCGCGAGTTCTACCCGGAGGTGGCGAAGACCCGGCTGTTCGAGGACGGCTACATCGCACACCGGTCCGGCCACAGCCGGGGCAGCACGGTGGACCTGACGATCGTCCGGCTCCCGGCCCGGCCGCAGCCGCCGTACGTCCCCGGCCAGCCATTGATCCCGTGTTTCGCGCCGGTGTGGCTGCGGTTCCCGGACAACACCGTCGACATGGGCACCGGCTACGACTGCTTCGACCCGCGCGCGAACACGCTCGACCCGCGGATCACCGGCCGCGCCCTGGCCAACCGGCTGCTGCTCCGCGACGCGATGGCCGCGGCCGGCTTCACCGACTACGACCTGGAGTGGTGGCGCTTCACCCTGGCCGGGGAGCCGTACCCGGACACCTACTTCGACTTCCCGGTCACGCGCCGCTCACTGCCCTGA